CGCCTCCGGCAGCAAGGCGTCCAGGGATTCCCCCTTGGCGTGGCGCTCCTTGAATTCAGCCGTTTTGCCGCGCAGTTGCTCATCCGAAAGTGTGGCGACGGAGGATTCCATTTCGTTGATTTTGGTAACGATCGGCCAGAGTTTTTTGAGTTCTCGTTCGTTCTTGCTGCCGACGATCTTTTTGATAAGGGACCCAAGCATTACAATCTCCCGCGAAAGTTAGTAACGACAAAATAGCTTTTAAAACTAACATAAGTTGGCATGGCACTTCAATAAAAATAAGGGGCGGCCGGCGGTGAACGGCTCCGGTTACGGCTTGCGGCGAGGGGATCTGCTTTTGACGGTGCGTCTGTCCGGCGGTTGCCTGGCTGATCCTGCTGCCGTGGGGGTGTCGCGTTGTAGGGCAATGATGGTTAATGGTATCGGCAAAAACGACTAATAAAACAGTGGTTATTATATGGGTATACTTTATTTTCATTGCTGTTATTGCACGCAGGTTTGTTTATAACTAACATTAATTATTTGGTAATTTGTGTCACATGCGGTTTTGCGTAAAAATGCGTTGACATTTATAAAACGTTGTATTAGATAATAAATAAATCGGTTGCATTGAATGTTTTAAAACGATAGTTATCATTTGTTGCGGAATGCCGCGGAGATGCTATGGACAGGGCAAGGGGAGCATACTCGGTTCAGTCGGTTCTCAAGGCGTTCGATCTCCTGGAGGCCCTGGCGGCTGAGGGGGCGCGCGTAACCGTTCCCCTGCTGGCTCAAAAGCTCGACTTGAGCAGGAACAAGGTCTTCCGGCTGCTTGCGACGCTCGAGGATAGCGGGTTCATCGAGCGGGATGGCGACGGGGTTTACCGGCTCGGTCTGCATGCCTTCGAGATGGCGCAACACATCCTGAAGAGCGCGAGCCTTATCAGGCTCGCTCATCCGGTGATGGAGGCATTGGCCCGCAAGCACGACGAAGCGGTATACATTACCGTGATGAACAACGATGAGGTCCTTTTTCTCGATATGGTGGACTCGTTCCAGCAGATAAAGGCCATGGACATGGTGGGGCAACGTTTCCCCTTCTTTACCAATGCCGCCGGCAAGGCCATCAAGGCCATGAGCTCTCCCGACATTATCAGGCATATGGGGCGGCGGCGCGTCG
The genomic region above belongs to Oryzomonas sagensis and contains:
- a CDS encoding IclR family transcriptional regulator — translated: MDRARGAYSVQSVLKAFDLLEALAAEGARVTVPLLAQKLDLSRNKVFRLLATLEDSGFIERDGDGVYRLGLHAFEMAQHILKSASLIRLAHPVMEALARKHDEAVYITVMNNDEVLFLDMVDSFQQIKAMDMVGQRFPFFTNAAGKAIKAMSSPDIIRHMGRRRVGGNGVPDLKQLEKELHEIRKNGVAIDFGGVGDGICAVAVAIRDYAGKVVGALTMLAPSFRMLHERLEREIVPSMREGAEVISMKFGYARMPAL